One region of Nycticebus coucang isolate mNycCou1 chromosome 10, mNycCou1.pri, whole genome shotgun sequence genomic DNA includes:
- the LOC128597663 gene encoding adenylyl cyclase-associated protein 1-like: MGPVAKGLSGLPSGPSAGSGPPPRPPGPPPPPVPTSSGSDESTSHSALFVQINQRESITRALKHVSDDMKTHKNPALKAQSGPVRSGPKPFSAPKPQTWPSPKPTTKKEPALLELEGKKWRVENQENVSNLVIDDTELKQVVYIYKCVNTTLQIKGKINSITVDNCEKLGLVFDDVVGIVEIINSRDLKVQIMGKVPTISINKTDGFHAYLSKNSLDCEIVSAKSSEMNILIPTESSDFNEFPVPEQFKTLWNGQKLVTTVTEIAG; the protein is encoded by the coding sequence ATGGGGCCTGTGGCAAAAGGACTGAGTGGATTACCATCTGGACCCTCTGCTGGATCAGGACCTCCTCCCCGACCGCCAGGACCACCTCCTCCCCCAGTCCCTACCAGTTCAGGCTCTGATGAGTCTACATCCCATTCAGCACTGTTTGTGCAGATTAATCAGAGGGAGAGCATCACACGTGCCCTAAAACATGTATCTGATGACATGAAGACTCACAAGAACCCTGCCTTGAAGGCTCAGAGTGGTCCAGTACGCAGTGGCCCCAAGCCATTCTCTGCACCCAAACCCCAAACCTGGCCATCCCCCAAACCAACCACAAAGAAGGAGCCAGCTCTACTTGAACTGGAGGGCAAGAAGTGGAGAGTGGAAAATCAGGAGAATGTTTCCAACCTGGTGATTGATGACACAGAGCTGAAACAGGTGGTTTACATATACAAATGTGTCAATACCACGTTGCAAATCAAGGGCAAAATTAACTCCATTACAGTAGATAACTGTGAGAAACTTGGTCTGGTATTTGATGATGTGGTAGGCATCGTGGAGATAATCAATAGTAGGGATCTCAAAGTTCAGATAATGGGTAAAGTACCAACCATTTCCATCAACAAAACAGATGGCTTCCATGCTTACTTGAGCAAGAATTCCCTGGATTGTGAGATAGTCAGTGCCAAATCTTCTGAGATGAACATCCTCATTCCTACGGAAAGCAGTGACTTTAATGAGTTTCCAGTCCCTGAGCAGTTCAAAACCCTATGGAATGGGCAGAAGTTGGTCACCACAGTGACAGAAATTGCTGGCTAA